CTGGAGGATCTGCGCCTTCTCGACCTGGCCCCAGCCCGGTGCCATCGGCACGAACCAGTTGGACTCGGCCGCCGTGGCCGGGACCGCCGTCGCCGGGTCGTCCTTCAGCGTGGCGAGGTCGGTCTTGTTGTTGGGCAGGTTGCCCTTCTCCATCAGACCCTTCTGTCCGGCGGGCCCGGTGAAGGCGTTGATCCACTCGGCGGCGACGGTCTGCGCGTCGGACTTCACCGGGACGGCGAGGTCGCTGCCGCCGAGGAAGACGGGCAGGTTCTTGCCGGACGGGCCGGGCATCACGAAGTTCTCGACGTTGCCCTCGAGCTTGCCGGTCTTGTCGTTCTCCTTGGCCGCGGCGGTCGCGCCCTCCCAGGCGGGGGCGAAGATCATGCCGGACTTGCCCTGGCCGTAGACGATGTACCGGTCGGACTCGTCCTTGGTCTTGTCGCCGTGCATGTAGGTGTCGACGACGTTCTTGAACTCGTTGAGGCCCTTGATGGACTCCGGGGAGGAGAGGCTGGCCTTCCACTTGCCACCGGACTCGACGGCTATGGAGCCGCCGGCGTCGTAGACGAAGGACATGGCCGCGTACCAGTCACGGGTGGGCTGGTACCAGGCGCTGAACTTGTCGCCCCGCTTCTTCTGGACCTTGTCGAGGGCGGCGGTGAGCTCGTCGTACGTCTTCGGCGGGGACTTGACGCCCGCGGCCGCGAAGACGTCCTTGCGCCAGTTGGCGACGCGGCCACCGGCGTAGTACGGGACGCCGTAGGTCTTTCCCTCGTAGGTGACGGAGGCCTTGAGGCCGTCCAGCCAGGCGTCGGAGTTGTCGAACTTCGCCTGGTCGAGAGGGGCGAAGGCGCCCTTGACCATGTAGGCGAGCATCTCCGTGTTGCCCATCTCGACCACGTCGGGGGCCTTGTCGGTGGCGAGGACGGCGTCGAGCTTGGCGTTCTTGTCGGGCCAGCCGTAGTACTCGTGCGTGATCTTGATGCCGGGGTGCTTCTTCTCGATCGCCGTGTCGGCGGCCTTGACCAGTTCCGGCCAGTTGTTCTGCGCGTCGACCGTGAGCCAGACCGTCAGCTCCTTGGTGTCCGCCCCCGTGTCGGAGCTCTTGTCCTCGCCGCCCCCGCACGCCGCGATGGAGACCATCATGCCCGCGACACAGATCGCGGTCGTCAGCTTCCTCTTCACGCCACCCTCCTCAGGGATGCCATTGCTCAGGGATGCCACAAACCCCCCTGCTCCCCGCGGTGACAGACGTACCGCCCATGGGGCCAGGACCTGGACCAATGGTGTAGACCAGTACGCCGGAGCTTGGCTCAGACCATTCGCCGTGTCAAGGGTGCTCGAACCCCCTCCCACCAGCCGTTATGCGACCTACATATGCAGGAACCTTTATGTAATAAGCCAGCGAAAACCGCGCGACTGAGCCACACTCGTCGGGTAGACCACTGCACCTCCCTCGGGAGACCACCGGAGACCCTTCCGTGGACTAGACCAGCGAGGCCCGCAGAGGTATACAGAGAGATCACGCCACGAGGAGCCGGGAAGGCGGAGCATGAGCACCGACGTCAGCAGTGCGGAGAACGAGAACGGGGCGGCCGTCCGTACCGCACGCGTGCCCAAGTACTACCGCCTGAAGAAGCACCTGCTCGACATGACCGAGACGCTTCCGCCCGGCACCCCGGTACCGCCCGAGCGCACTCTCGCCGCCGAGTTCGACACCTCGCGCACGACCGTGCGCCAGGCGCTGCAGGAGCTGGTGGTCGAGGGGCGGCTGGAGCGTATCCAGGGCAAGGGCACGTTCGTGGCCAAGCCGAAGGTCTCCCAGGCGCTGCAACTCACCTCCTACACCGAGGACATGCGCGCCCAGGGGCTCGAACCCACGTCGCAGCTGCTGGACATCGGCTACATCACCGCCGACGACACGCTCGCGGGACAGCTCGACATCACCGCGGGCGGCCGGGTGCTGCGCATCGAGCGGCTACGCATGGCGAACGGCGAACCGATGGCGATCGAGACGACCCATCTGAGCGCCAAGCGTTTCCCGGCCCTGCGCAGGTCGCTGGTGAAGTACACGTCCCTCTACACCGCGCTCGCCGAGGTGTACGACGTCCGGCTCGCCGAGGCCGAGGAGACCATCGAGACCTCGCTGGCCACCCCGCGCGAAGCCGGCCTGCTGGGCACGGACGTGGGCCTGCCGATGCTGATGCTCTCCCGGCACTCACTGGACAAGGACGGTCAGCCGGTGGAGTGGGTGCGGTCCGTGTACCGGGGCGACCGGTACAAGTTCGTGGCACGGCTCAAGCGGCCGCAGGACTGAATCACGCCCCGGCACCGTCCCGGAGCCGCCCCGGAACCGTCCCGGCGGGACTTCGAGCGCATGCGGACGGACCGCCAGGAAGCGGACCTCCGGCAGGGATTCCGCTGCCGTCGAACCAAGGGCTTGAACACAGAACCTCCGCATCCGATATCCGGACAGGGGGTTCCGTGCGAAGGAAGCCGTCCCTTACATTTCCTGCGCGTTGAGCAGGTGATCAGCGGTGACCAATGGTGATCAGCGAGGGGACGGAACCGGGACATGTCAGAAGCGTCCGAAGTGAGACCGCCGGCTCCGGAAGCGGGACCACCGACGGTGACACCTGTCAGGGTGGTCATCGCCCTGTGCCTGCTCGCCCCGTTCGCCGCGATGCTCTGGGTCGGCTCGTACGCCAAGACGGACCCGGCCTTCATCGGCATCCCCTTCTTCTACTGGTACCAGATGGCCTGGGTGCTCATCTCCACCGCGCTCACCGCCACCGCGTACGTCCTGTGGCAGCGTGACCAGCGCGCCCGGACATCCCGCGGGTCTCAGCAGCCCCAGCAGTCGGAGCAGTCCCAGGACGGGGGTGTCGAGAAGTGAAGGACGGCGTGAACGGCGTGGCACTCGCCGTCTTCATCTTCTTCTTCCTGGCCGTCACGGTCATGGGCTTCCTGGCCGCGCGCTGGCGCAAGGCCGAGAACGAGCACAGCCTCGACGAATGGGGCCTGGGCGGCCGGTCGTTCGGCACCTGGATCACCTGGTTCCTGCTGGGCGGCGACCTCTACACCGCGTACACCTTCGTCGCCGTGCCGGCGGCGATCTACGCGGCGGGCGCGGCCGGTTTCTTCGCGGTGCCCTACACGATCCTGGTCTATCCGCTCATCTTCACGTTCCTGCCCCGTCTGTGGTCGGTCTCCCACAAGCACGGCTATGTGACGACCTCGGACTTCGTCCGCGGCCGCTTCGGCTCGAAGGGCCTGTCGCTGGCGGTCGCGCTGACCGGCATCCTCGCGACGATGCCGTACATCGCCCTCCAACTCGTCGGCATCCAGGCCGTCCTGGACGTGATGGGCGTCGGCGGCGGTGAGGACACCAACTGGTTCATCAAGGACCTGCCGCTGCTGATCGCGTTCGGTGTCCTGGCGGCCTACACCTACTCCTCCGGCCTCCGGGCCCCCGCGCTGATCGCGTTCGTCAAGGACACCCTGATCTACATCGTCATCGCGGTGGCGATCATCTACATCCCGATCAAGCTCGGCGGCTTCGACGACATCTTCGCCAAGGCGGGCGAGGCCTACAGCCAGACCAACCCGGCGACGGACAAGCCACGCGGCGCGCTCGTCCCGGGCGACGCCAACCAGTGGACCTACGCGACGCTCGCCCTCGGCTCGGCGCTTGCGCTCTTCATGTACCCGCACTCGATCACGGCGACGCTGTCGTCGAAGAGTCGCGAGGTCATCCGCCGCAACACCACGATCCTGCCGCTGTACTCCCTGATGCTGGGACTGCTGGCCCTGCTGGGCTTCATGGCGATCGCGGCCGGGGTCCAGGTGCAGAACGGCCAGCTGGCGATCCCGCAGTTGTTCGAGACGATGTTCCCCGACTGGTTCGCGGGCGTGGCCTTCGCCGCCATCGGCATCGGTGCCCTGGTGCCCGCGGCGATCATGTCCATCGCGGCGGCGAACCTCTTCACCCGCAACATCTACAAGGACTTCATCAAGCCGGACGCCACGCCCGCGCAGGAGACCAAGGTCTCCAAGCTGGTGTCCCTGCTGGTGAAGGTCGGCGCGCTGGCCTTCGTCCTCACCATGGACAAGACGGTCGCCATCAACTTCCAGCTCCTGGGCGGCATCTGGATCCTCCAGACCTTCCCGGCCCTCGTCGGCGGCCTCTTCACCCGCTGGTTCCACCGCTGGGCCCTCATCGCCGGCTGGGCGGTCGGCATGCTGTACGGGACGATCGCCGCGTACGGCGTGGCCTCCCCCACCCAGAAGCACTTCGGCGGCTCGTCCGCCGAGATCCCCGGCATCGGCGAGATCGGCTACATCGGTCTGACCGCCTTCGTCCTCAACGTCGTGGTCACGGTGGTTTTCACCTTCGTCCTGCGGGCCGCCAAGGCTCCCGACGGCATCGACGAGACCAGGCCGCAGGACTACACGGCGGACGCCGGCGACCCGGGCGTCCAGGTGGAACTCCCGCCGGCGACGGCGGGAACGAGCCACTAGCCGGGCGAGCCTCCCCCCAGCCCGCGTTCAGCTTCGTTCTTTCGGGCGCGGGTCCGGGGCGGGCTGGTTCTGGAGGGCCTGAAAAGCAGGGGCGCAGCCCCGCTTTTTCAGGGGCGCGGGGAACTGCGCGACCAGCCCCCACCGGACCCGCGGATGGGGGTCGAAGGGGCGCAGCCCCTGGAGGACGGGACGGGTAGGGGCGGCGGGGGCGTACATCACCCGGTTACGCTGCAACGGTGACCGCTCGCCCCCCGATCGTCCTGGACAGCGACCCCGGCATCGACGACGCCGTAGCCCTCCAGTACCTGCTCGGCACCGACCTGTGGGACCTCAAGGCGTACACCTCGACCGGCGGCAACCTCCCCGCCGAAGCCACCTACACCAACGCCCGCGCCCTCGCCCGCGCCCTGCGCATCGACGCCCACGTCCCGGTCCACAGAGGCGCCGGCCGCCCCCTCTCCCGCCTCCCCTACCGCGAGGCATCCGCCTTCCACGGCCCCGCAGGCCTCGGCGACGAGACCCTCCCCGACTCGACGGCCGCCCACCCGACGGAGTCGTCCGCCCAGGCCCTGCTGCGCCTGTCGAGGGAGTACGAGGGCGAGCTGACGGTCTGCGCCACCGGCCCCCTCACCAACGTGGCCGTCGCCCTGCTGGAGGACCCGCACTTCGCCCACCGCGTCCGCAAGTTCGTGTTCATGGGCGGCGCCGCCCAGGTCCCGGGCAACTTCACCCCGGTCGCCGAGTTCAACATCTGGGCCGACCCGGACGCCGCCGAGATCGTGCTGTCCTCCGGCATCCCGTTCACCATGGTCGACCTGGACGCCTCGCACCGCTGGCTGTTCCGCCCCGATGACCTGGCCGCGCTGGAGGCCGCGGGACCCGGCACGGCCCTCGCCGCACGGCTGATGCGCACCTACATGGACGCCTACACCCGCCACGGCGGAGACGGCACCTGCCCGCTGCACGATCCGCTGGCCGTCGGCGTCTGCGGCGACGAGGCGTTCGTCGAGGCCGCCGACGGGGCCGTCGTCGTGGAGTGCGCGAGCGAGCTCACACGCGGCCAGACCGTGTTCGTGCCGACCGCAGCCCGGCGCGTCTACTACTCCGAGTCCCCCGCCCTGACCGCCCGTCTGCAGGCCACCGGCCGCGTCGCGCTGGGACCGGGCACCCGCGACTTCAGCGCGGACTTCGTGACGACGCTGCCCAGGTGGCCGGCGGCAACCTGACGCGATCCGATGGTCCGACCATCGGCGGCGCCTGTGGATAACCGCCGCCGTGCGAAGCCGCCCCTCGTGCACACTGCGACGCATGGACATCACGATCAGGCCGGTGACCCCCGAGGAGTACGCCACGCTCGGCGAGATCACCGCACAGGCCTACCTCGACGACGGACTGCTGGACTTCGGAGAGAGCGACCAGTACCTCGACGAGCTGCGGAACGTGGCGAAGCGGGCCGCCCGGGCCGACGTGCTCGTGGCGGTCGCGGAGGGGCAGGTGCTGGGCGGAGTGACCTTCGTCCCCGCGGGCGGGCCCATGGCCGACATCGCCCGCGAGGGAGAGGCCGAGATACGGATGCTCGCGGTCTCCCCGAAGGCCCGTGGGCGAGGTGTCGGCGAGGCACTCGTACGGGCCTGCCTGGAGCGCGCCCGCACCGTGGAGGGCTGTGCGCGCGTCGTGCTGTCGACCCAGCGGAGCATGCACGCGGCCCATCGCATCTACGGACGTCTGGGCTTCACTCGCACACCTGAGCGCGACTGGAACCCCCTCCCCGACCTCCTCGACCTCACGCTGATCACCTACGAGTTGACGCTCTGACACCCTGCGAAGCCGATGGCGACACAACATGTGGGGGTGACACCGCGACCCGACACTAGATGTATGCTCATGCTCGCTGTCGCCGCAGGGGAATCCGGTGTGAATCCGGAACTGTCCCGCAACGGTGTACTCGCGTGCATACGTCGTCATGTGTGCACGCCTGTTCAGTCCGAACACCTGCCGACAGTGCGCCCGGCCGTCCGGTCCGGGTGCCCTGACGTCCGGGCCTCGTGGAATGGGCCGGTGGACGCGACGCCCCCGTGCGCTCGTGTGCTGCCGCCTGCCCTCTGCAGGGCCCCAGCCGAGCGAGGGAGAGCCCCACGTGACCATCGCGCCAGCCGATCCGGTGTCAGCCGACCTGGCCGCAGCCAGGTCGGTTTCAACAGACCCGACGACGGAGACCGACGGTCCTGGTACCGCGTTGCTGCGGACCCTGACCGAGCTGACCGCCGACCTGCCCGACGCCGATCCCGGCCGGGTCGCCGCCGCCGCGCTGCGCGGCCGGTCGGTGCGTGTGTCCTCCGCCGAGATGGTCGCGGAGCTGCGTGAGCTGGCCACGGAGGCGGCCGCGGGCCTCATCTCCGAGGATCCCGCCTACTCGAAACTGGCCGCCCGGCTGTTGGCCGTCGGCATCCGTGCCGAGGCGGCCTCGCAGGGTGTCACGACGTTCACCGAGTCCATCGCCGTGGGCCACCGGGAGGGACTCGTCGCCGACCGCACGGCCGAGTTCACCCGCGCCCACGCCGAGCGCCTCGACGCCCTGATCGACCCGGCCGGGGACGACCGCTTCGGCTACTTCGGCCTGCGCACCCTGCACAGCCGCTATCTGCTCCGGCACCCCCTCACCCGCAAGGTCGTCGAGACGCCCCAGCACTTCATGCTGCGGGTCGCCGTCGGCCTCGCCGAGGACACGGGTGCCGATGCGGAGGCGGGCATCCGTGCCCTCGACGAAGTCGCCGCGCTCTACGGGCTCATGAGCCGCCTCGACTACCTCCCCTCCTCCCCCACCCTCTTCAACTCCGGTACGCGACACCCCCAGATGTCGTCCTGCTACCTCCTCGACTCCCCGCTGGACGAGCTGGACTCCATCTACGACCGCTACCACCAGGTGGCCCGCCTCTCGAAGCACGCCGGCGGCATCGGCCTGTCGTACTCCCGTATCCGCTCGCGCGGTTCGCTGATCCGGGGCACCAACGGGCACTCCAACGGCATCGTGCCGTTCCTGAAGACCCTGGACGCCTCGGTCGCCGCCGTGAACCAGGGCGGCCGGCGCAAGGGCGCGGCCGCGGTCTACCTGGAGACCTGGCACTCCGACATCGAGGAGTTCCTGGAGCTTCGTGACAACACCGGCGAGGACGCCCGGCGTACGCACAACCTGAACCTGGCGCACTGGATCCCGGACGAGTTCATGCGCCGGGTGAACGCGGACGAGCAGTGGTCGCTGTTCTCCCCGGCAGACGTACCCGAGCTGGTCGACCTGTGGGGCGAGGAGTTCGAGGCCGCGTACCGCGAGGCGGAGGCGAAGGGCCTGGCGAAGAAGACCATCGCGGCCCGTGACCTGTACGGCCGCATGATGCGCACCCTCGCGCAGACCGGCAACGGCTGGATGACCTTCAAGGACGCTGCCAACCGCACGGCGAACCAGACGGCCGAGCCGGGCCACGTCGTCCACTCCTCCAACCTCTGCACGGAGATCCTGGAGGTCACGAACGACGGGGAGACGGCGGTCTGCAACCTGGGCTCGGTGAACCTGGGCGCGTTCGTCGACCGGGCGACGGGCGACATGGACTGGGAGCGGCTGGACGCGACCGTCCGCACCGCCGTCACCTTCCTCGACCGCGTCGTCGACATCAACTTCTACCCGACCGAGCAGGCGGGCCGCTCCAACGCCAGGTGGCGCCCGGTCGGACTCGGCGCGATGGGCCTGCAGGACGTCTTCTTCCAGCTGCGTCTGCCCTTCGACTCCCCGGCTGCGAAGGCCCTGTCCACTCGGATCGCCGAGCGCGTCATGCTCGCCGCGTACGAGGCCTCCGCCGACCTCGCCGAGCGGGTCGGCCCGCTTCCGGCCTGGGAGAAGACCCGTACGGCGCGCGGTGTGCTGCACCCCGACCACTACGGTGTCGAGCCCACCTGGCCGGAGCGCTGGGCTGCCCTGCGCGAGCGCGTCGCGACGACGGGCCTGCGCAACTCCCTGCTCCTCGCCATCGCGCCGACGGCCACCATCGCCTCGATCGCCGGTGTGTACGAGTGCATCGAGCCCCAGGTGTCCAACCTGTTCAAGCGCGAGACGCTGTCCGGTGAGTTCCTCCAGGTCAACTCGTATCTGGTGAAGGACCTGAAGGAGCTGGGCGTCTGGGACGCCCGCACCCGTGAGGCGCTGCGCGAATCCAACGGCTCGGTGCAGGACTTCGCGTGGATCCCGGCCGACGTACGGGCGCTGTACCGCACGGCCTGGGAGATCCCGCAGCGCGGTCTGATCGACATGGCCGCCGCCCGCACGCCGTATCTGGACCAGTCCCAGTCGCTCAACCTGTTCCTGGAGACGCCGACCATCGGCAAGCTCTCCTCGATGTACGCGTACGCCTGGAAGTCGGGCCTGAAGACCACGTACTACCTGCGCTCCCGCCCGGCGACGCGCATCGCCCGCGCGGCACAGGGCCAGGGCCAGGCGCAGACCCCGGCCCGGCCCGAGAACACCATCCCCGTCCAGCAGTCGGCCGACCCGGATGCCGTCGCCTGCTCCCTTGAGAACCCCGAGTCCTGCGAGGCCTGCCAGTGATGCCCAGCAACCAGAATCTCCTCGACCCCGGCTTCGAGCTGACTCTCCGCCCGATGCGCTACCCGGACTTCTACGAGCGCTACCGGGACGCGATCAAGAACACCTGGACCGTCGAGGAGGTCGACCTCCACTCGGACGTCTCCGACCTCGCGAAGCTCTCCCCGGCCGAGCAGCACCTGATCGGCCGCCTGGTCGCGTTCTTCGCGACGGGCGACTCGATCGTGGCGAACAACCTCGTGCTGACCCTCTACAAGCACATCAACTCCCCGGAGGCGCGGCTCTATCTGAGCCGCCAGCTCTTCGAGGAGGCCGTGCACGTCCAGTTCTATCTGACGCTCCTGGACACCTACCTCCCCGACCCGGAGGACCGGGTCGCGGCCTTCGCGGCGGTGGAGAACATCCCCTCCATCCGGGAGAAGGCGGAGTTCTGCTTCCGGTGGATGGACTCGGTCGAGAAGCTGGACCGCCTGGAGTCCCAGGCGGACCGCCGCCGCTTCCTGCTCAACCTGATCTGCTTCGCGGCGTGCATCGAGGGCCTGTTCTTCTACGGCGCCTTCGCGTACGTCTACTGGTTCCGCAGCCGGGGTCTGCTGCACGGCCTGGCCACCGGCACCAACTGGGTGTTCCGCGACGAGACGATGCACATGTCCTTCGCCTTCGAGGTGGTGGACACCGTCCGCAAGGAGGAGCCGGAGCTCTTCGACGACGCACTGCAGCAGCAGGTCACGGACATGCTGAGGGAGGCCGTCGAGGCCGAGCTGCAGTTCGGGCGCGACCTGTGCGGTGAGGGTCTCCCGGGCATGAACACCGAGTCGATGCGGCAGTACCTGGAGTGCGTGGCCGACCAGCGCCTCACGCGCCTCGGCTTCGCCCCGGTGTACGGCTCGGAGAACCCCTTCTCCTTCATGGAGTTGCAGGGCGTCCAGGAGCTGACCAACTTCTTCGAGCGGCGCCCGTCCGCGTACCAGGTCGCGGTGGAGGGCACCGTCGACCTGGACGAGGACTTCTAGCTCGGCGGACTTGGTCGAACGGGCGGGGATCCGTGGTCCTCACGCGATCAGGCGGGGCGGGCGATGCGGTGCGACGACGACGCCCGCCGCTCCTCCGCCGCCCGCTCGAGCTGCCGGTCGACGCGCCGGTCGTGCACGGCGCCGATGACCGCGGGCAGCACCACCAGGGCGAGGAGTCCGAGGACGGCCAGAGTTCCGATGAGTCCTTGCAGCTGTGTCGTATCCATGGACACCACTGTCGCGCCGAACGCTCCTGACAAACAGTGGCAGGACTGCCGCACCCCCTCGAATTACTGCCACTTCCGAGGCACACTGGCAGCATGCTGAAGAACGTGGCCGCCATCCTCATGGACGGTGTGCATCCCTTCGAACTGGGAGTCGTCTGCGAGGTGTTCGGCCTCGACCGCAGCGACGAGGGCCTGCCGGTGTACGACTTCGCGGTCGCGTCGGCGGAGGGCCCGACCCTGCGGACGCACGCGGGCTTCACCGTCTCCACGCGGCACGGCCTGGACCGGCTCGAAGAGGCCGACCTGGTGGTCGTACCGGCGGGCGACAGCTATGTGCACCGGATCTACCCGGCCGAGCTGCTGGACGCGCTGCGCCGGGCCACGGACCGGGGCGCCCGGGTGCTGAGCGTGTGCTCGGGCGTCTTCGTGCTGGGCGCGGCCGGACTGCTGGACGGCCGGCCGTGCACGGTCCACTGGCGGCACGCCGAGGAACTGTCCCGGCAGTATCCGCGCGCGGTGGTCGAGCCGGACGTGCTGTACGTGGACGCGGACCCGGTGATCACCTCGGCGGGCACGGCGGCCGGTATCGACGCCTGTCTGCACATCGTCCGCAAGGAGCAGGGGCCGGAGGTGGCGAACAAGATCGCCCGGCGGATGGTGGTGCCTCCGCACCGCGACGGCGGCCAGGCCCAGTACATCGAGCGGCCGCTGCCGCGCTCGCAGTGCGACACGGTCGGCGAGGTGCTCGTGTGGATGGAGCGGCACCTCGACGAGGAGGTCACCGTCGAGCAGCTCGCCGCCCGCGCGCACATGTCCCCGCGCACGTTCGCGCGCCGCTTCCAGCAGGAGACCGGGACCACCCCGTACCGCTGGATCCTGCGCCAACGGGTACTGCTGGCCCAGCGGTTGCTGGAGGCGACGGACGAGACGGTGGACGCCATCGCCTGGCGCACCGGCTTCGGCACCGCCGCCGCCCTGCGTCATCAGTTCGTCCGGTCGCTGGGTACGACCCCGCAGGCCTACCGCCGGACCTTCCGGGGCCCGGAGGCCGCCTGAGGACGGCGCCGATCCGGCTCAGTCGTTGGCGACCACGGGGTAGCGGGGCTCGTTCTCGGCCATCTGCCGCAGGGCGTCCTTGCGGTCGCGCTTGGAGAGCCGGTCGATGTAGAGGTAGCCGTACAGGTGGTCGGTCTCGTGCTGAAGGCAGCGCGCGAAGTAGCCGGTGCCGCGCACCTTGATCGGGTTGCCCTTCTCGTCCTGACCGGTGACCTCGGCGTAGTCGGGGCGGGCGAGCGGCATGTACGCAGTCGGCACGGACAGGCAGCCCTCGTTGCTGTCGTCCAACCGGCGCTTCTCGGCGGGCAGTTCGACCAGCTTCGGGTTGCAGATGACACCGGTGTGGCGCTTGCCCTCGTCGTCCGGGCAGTCGTACACGAACACCTTCAGATCGACGCCGACCTGGTTCGCGGCCAGGCCCACGCCCTCCGCCGTGCGCTGGCTGGCGAACATGTCGTCCACCAGCTTGGCCAGCTCGTCCCCGAACTCCGTGACGTCCTTGCACTCCTTGTGCAGCACCGGGTTCCCGACCACGGTGATCGGCAACGACGTGCCACGCTCCCGGTACGCCTGCTCGCGCTCCTCGCAGTCCTCCGTGTCGATGACGAACCCCTCGTCATCGACGGGGAGCACGCCCACGTGCTGCTGATCGGTGTCCTGCTGGGCCATGACAGACGTACGCCTTCCTCAAAACAACAAGCGGTGAAGTTGCTGATACAGGGTACGGGGATCGCGCCCCGCGAGGGGCGCGGGATGCTGCGCGAGCTACCCGACGAACCCACGGCCGGCATCGAACCGCCCGCCCCCTAACAGACCTCTTCCAGATCCCGCCAATCCCTGGAATCCGGACTGTCGGCCACCCACCCGTCCAGCAGCCCCCGGACCAGCGAAGCCGGCGCGGCCACCCCGCACTCCCGCTCCGGCGCCCACAGCTGCCCGTCCGTCACGTGCCCCAGCGGCCCGGGATGTCCCGGCTCACTGTGATCGTGCGGATCGAGATGCTCGCCGTCGCCCTCGTCGGACGGCATCCGCGACTCCGAGCACAGCCGGCACAGCAACCGCACCGACGACGACCAGTCCTCTGCCGCGAACCCCGCGTCCGCCGCGAGCCGCTCCAGCGCGTCCCGGTCCGCCTCGGTAGCGGCCTCCAGCAGCACCACCCACGTCGGCACGGGAGACGGCGCCCACAACTCGATCTCGTCGAACACCGGATACGCGTGCCCCGCGACCGTGGTCCGCTCGCCGTGCGGCACCCCGTCGTGCAGGACGACCTCGCCCCAGCGCCGCCCGGACGACGGCAACGGGATGGAGAGCACCTCGATCCGGGCGGGGTCGAGCCGCCGCCCCCACACGACCTCGGCCTCGCCCTCGGGCGAGAGCCGTACGGCCGCGCTGCCGAGGTCCATGCCCACCGGCTCCCCGGTGTCGCCGGGGCCGCTTCCGGGCTTCGGCCGGGACGCGCCCCCGGGCACCCGCAGCCCGTACGCCTGCCAGGCCCGGCGGGCCAGCGGCCAGTCCTGGAGGGCCGTGGCGGCGATGCCCACGTTCCACCAGTCGGGCGCGCCGGTCTCCCGGTCGAGCAGTGCGACAGCCCGTAGACCGGCCGCTCTCGCCTGTTCCCAGTCGTGCCGGAACTTGTGCAGCAGGGCGAGGTTGAACCAGGACTCGGACAGCCACGGTTCCAGGTCCGCGGCACGTGTCAGAAGCG
The DNA window shown above is from Streptomyces akebiae and carries:
- a CDS encoding tetratricopeptide repeat protein, with the translated sequence MRIFGKGRHRPSASWRQATDRAFTLIGDGRYEDAGALLTRAADLEPWLSESWFNLALLHKFRHDWEQARAAGLRAVALLDRETGAPDWWNVGIAATALQDWPLARRAWQAYGLRVPGGASRPKPGSGPGDTGEPVGMDLGSAAVRLSPEGEAEVVWGRRLDPARIEVLSIPLPSSGRRWGEVVLHDGVPHGERTTVAGHAYPVFDEIELWAPSPVPTWVVLLEAATEADRDALERLAADAGFAAEDWSSSVRLLCRLCSESRMPSDEGDGEHLDPHDHSEPGHPGPLGHVTDGQLWAPERECGVAAPASLVRGLLDGWVADSPDSRDWRDLEEVC
- a CDS encoding ribonucleoside-diphosphate reductase subunit alpha, coding for MTIAPADPVSADLAAARSVSTDPTTETDGPGTALLRTLTELTADLPDADPGRVAAAALRGRSVRVSSAEMVAELRELATEAAAGLISEDPAYSKLAARLLAVGIRAEAASQGVTTFTESIAVGHREGLVADRTAEFTRAHAERLDALIDPAGDDRFGYFGLRTLHSRYLLRHPLTRKVVETPQHFMLRVAVGLAEDTGADAEAGIRALDEVAALYGLMSRLDYLPSSPTLFNSGTRHPQMSSCYLLDSPLDELDSIYDRYHQVARLSKHAGGIGLSYSRIRSRGSLIRGTNGHSNGIVPFLKTLDASVAAVNQGGRRKGAAAVYLETWHSDIEEFLELRDNTGEDARRTHNLNLAHWIPDEFMRRVNADEQWSLFSPADVPELVDLWGEEFEAAYREAEAKGLAKKTIAARDLYGRMMRTLAQTGNGWMTFKDAANRTANQTAEPGHVVHSSNLCTEILEVTNDGETAVCNLGSVNLGAFVDRATGDMDWERLDATVRTAVTFLDRVVDINFYPTEQAGRSNARWRPVGLGAMGLQDVFFQLRLPFDSPAAKALSTRIAERVMLAAYEASADLAERVGPLPAWEKTRTARGVLHPDHYGVEPTWPERWAALRERVATTGLRNSLLLAIAPTATIASIAGVYECIEPQVSNLFKRETLSGEFLQVNSYLVKDLKELGVWDARTREALRESNGSVQDFAWIPADVRALYRTAWEIPQRGLIDMAAARTPYLDQSQSLNLFLETPTIGKLSSMYAYAWKSGLKTTYYLRSRPATRIARAAQGQGQAQTPARPENTIPVQQSADPDAVACSLENPESCEACQ
- a CDS encoding ribonucleotide-diphosphate reductase subunit beta translates to MPSNQNLLDPGFELTLRPMRYPDFYERYRDAIKNTWTVEEVDLHSDVSDLAKLSPAEQHLIGRLVAFFATGDSIVANNLVLTLYKHINSPEARLYLSRQLFEEAVHVQFYLTLLDTYLPDPEDRVAAFAAVENIPSIREKAEFCFRWMDSVEKLDRLESQADRRRFLLNLICFAACIEGLFFYGAFAYVYWFRSRGLLHGLATGTNWVFRDETMHMSFAFEVVDTVRKEEPELFDDALQQQVTDMLREAVEAELQFGRDLCGEGLPGMNTESMRQYLECVADQRLTRLGFAPVYGSENPFSFMELQGVQELTNFFERRPSAYQVAVEGTVDLDEDF
- the def gene encoding peptide deformylase, coding for MAQQDTDQQHVGVLPVDDEGFVIDTEDCEEREQAYRERGTSLPITVVGNPVLHKECKDVTEFGDELAKLVDDMFASQRTAEGVGLAANQVGVDLKVFVYDCPDDEGKRHTGVICNPKLVELPAEKRRLDDSNEGCLSVPTAYMPLARPDYAEVTGQDEKGNPIKVRGTGYFARCLQHETDHLYGYLYIDRLSKRDRKDALRQMAENEPRYPVVAND
- a CDS encoding GlxA family transcriptional regulator; this encodes MLKNVAAILMDGVHPFELGVVCEVFGLDRSDEGLPVYDFAVASAEGPTLRTHAGFTVSTRHGLDRLEEADLVVVPAGDSYVHRIYPAELLDALRRATDRGARVLSVCSGVFVLGAAGLLDGRPCTVHWRHAEELSRQYPRAVVEPDVLYVDADPVITSAGTAAGIDACLHIVRKEQGPEVANKIARRMVVPPHRDGGQAQYIERPLPRSQCDTVGEVLVWMERHLDEEVTVEQLAARAHMSPRTFARRFQQETGTTPYRWILRQRVLLAQRLLEATDETVDAIAWRTGFGTAAALRHQFVRSLGTTPQAYRRTFRGPEAA